The Nitrospira sp. SG-bin1 genomic sequence CTTGAGCCTGCTGAGGAAGGTCGCCGAGGTGCGCTTTCTTGAACTGACTGATGCTTTCTTCTCTCTTTTCCAGTTCTCGTTTGAGCGCTCGCAGTTCTTCATCTAGAAATTCTCCCGTGCCTTCAACATCCTTCTCACGCTCCCGGGTATTCTCCTCAATGAATTTGTCCGCGATTTTGGCCGTCACCAGCATGGCCGTTTTGGGATCCTGATGGAGAAAGGAGATCACAAACCCGTCAACCAAGTTCTGAGAGCTTTTCCCCCCAGCCGGGTCAATCATGGCTCGCTCAATCTTCGTCCTGCTCGCCAACGCGCCCCAGCCGCCTATCTGCCCTGGTTCGTCAGAGGATCCATCCCCCTGCGCGTGTAATTCTTTTGCTATCGGCTCTAGGAACTCCTCGCTGATAATTTGCTTCTGTATAAGAAAGAGACGTTTCTCAAAATGCTTTTCCGAGCCTTCCCCACTATTGATAACGTCATCGATTCCCTTGCGATCTTCCGCCACAATCAACGTCTGTGACTGATAGTATTTTGTGGCAATCAACAAGTAGCCCCAGGCCAGAGCCAACGATAGTGCGATCGCCCCCACGATGACCCATTTATTGCGGGAAGCGATGAGGGCGTACTCGCGAACTGTGGCCGTTCCAGTTTGATCTACTGAGACAACCGACTCGGAATATTGCATGTATGCCCTCCGAACGACTTACACTAGGGTATATCGAGACTTAGGTCTTGTAAAGATACATCAAACGGACCTTACAACGATCCGGTCGGCACGGTCGGAATCTCCGTATCAGGAACGCAGGATTGGAACATCGGGACGATCTCTTTGAGCCGTTCGAGCAACACGACGGTTTCATCACGGTAACTCGCCGCTTCCAACGCAGACAGCTTTTCCCGAAATTCTTCGAAGTCAAGATGGTTGATCGTCCGAATCTGCAGAATCTTGTCCAAGGACGAAGCGACTGCAACCTCTCCCTCACCGACCAACTCTTCATACAGTTTTTCCCCAGGGCGAAGACCAACGAATCGAATAGGAATATCCTTTCCAGGAATAAGCCCGGACAGCCGAATGAGACTCCGAGCCATATCGAGCACCTTGATTTGCCCCCCCATGTCGAGAATGTAAATATGGCCTTGTTCACCAATCGTTGCCGCCTGGAGAACCAATTGAACGGCCTCTGGGATCAGCATGAAGTAGCGTCGGATCTCCGGATGTGTAACGGTTACCGGTCCGCCCGCCCTGATCTGTTCCTGGAAGCGCAACAATACGCTCCCACTACTGCCAAGAACATTGCCGAACCGTACAAGAAGGAAGCGGGTCCGACTCGTCCTTGCAATATCCTGAATAATGAGTTCCGCCACTCGCTTGGTAGCTCCCATCACGCTCGACGGGTTGACCGCCTTATCGGTCGAGATATGGACGAACTGCTCTACACCATAAAGACTCGCGGCTTCAGCGGCGACACGTGTACCGATGCAGTTGTTCTTTACGGCTTCGAGGGGATTCAGCTCCACAAGGGGAACATGCTTGTGGGCTGCCGCATGGAACAAGATCTGAGGTTTATACTGCTCCAGTACAGCACAAAGTCGCTGCGCGTCCGTGACATCCCCAATCAGCGGAACAATGGGGAACGCAAACCTCCGATCATCTAATTCCTTGTGGATGTTATAGAGACTATTCTCATGACGCTCGTAGAGCAATAGCGTGTGTGGTTCGAACAGGGTAATTTGACGAGCCAATTCAGAACCAATCGACCCACCAGCTCCAGTAATCAGGACACATTTCCCTCTCACCATCTGTCTCGTCGCTTCATTGTTAAGGTCGATGGGCGCACGGGACAATAAGTCCGGGATCGAAACGTTACGTATCTGACTGACCGTGCTTTGGTCTGCAAGCAGTTCTTCTTTGGCCGGCAATGTTTTGATCGAAATGTTGTACGGCTCCAATTTGATAACAAGATCTCGGAGAAACTCGGGAGCCGCCTTCGGCACCGCGACCACAACCACTTCGGGTTTGAGTGCCTCTATAAGTTTAGGAAGGTCCTGCACCGTACCCAACACGCGGACTCCGTGGATACGTTGATTGAGAAGCCCAATATTATCATCCACAAATCCGATCGGCTGGCAGTTAAACACTGTGCGAGTTTTCATCTCCCGAACGACACGTTCTCCTGAATCTCCGGCTCCGACGACCAGCACCTTCCGTCTTTTCTGAAAAAGCGGCCTATCACGAAGGATTCTGGAGGACAATCTCACTCCGGCAAGAAACCCGATGAGCAGAATAGCATCGATGGCAAATATGGAGCGTGGGTAGCTAGAGATCCCCATCACCCAATGGACCCAACCATAAAATGCGACTGTGCTGGTTAAGACGCCGCCGATAATGTTTTGGAGATCCCAAATACTCGTATATCTCCACAAACCTTCGTTCAAACCAAACAAGGCAAATGCCACCCCTCTTATCGCAACCAAGGCAAGTATGGTTTGTTCGAAGGTGCGGATCTCACCGGCAGGTATACTGCCGTCGTACCTCAGGCCAAAAGCCAGATAGTTTGCGAGGATGATCAAGCCTACATCGAGCATCACGATGATGGGCTTGCGCCACCGCAGAACAAAAGACGACAGGCCCGTCCATGGAGAGCCCGAGGGAGGTTCGACGGCAGCTTGTAGTTCAGGAAGTGTGAATATCACAACCGGAATCCTGACAATATGCAACAACGTTTGTACGATAATGGCAATATCGAGCCGCAAAGACATATGGCGGATATACAACTTTGCCAGTCTGATCTTTTCAGGAAGGACTTTGAGTTGATACTCTTCCTCAGGATTGGAGGAATACGCGAGCAGCGCCGCTTCATCGATGTACCTTAACGAGGCCAAGTCAGTAATCCCCGGGCGAACCGTGAGCACCTCGGAGAACTCAGAACGCAGGCGTTCAACATACCGAGGAACTTCCGGCCTTGGCCCCACAAAACTCATGTCGCCTTTGAGAACATTCAACAGCTGAGGCAACTCATCGAGCTTCAATTTCCGTAGAAATCGACCTACTCTGGTGATACGGGGATCTTGACCGACTGTAAGAGGCAAGCAGGTTGTCGACGTTCCCGGTACCATGGTTCGGAACTTCTGTATCGCGAACGGACGGAATCCTTGCCCCACACGGATTTGACGAAAGATCACCGGCCCTCGCGAGTCGAGCTTGATCAAAACGGAGATGATTACAAGGAGAGGCGCCGTGAGAACCAGCCCCATTACGGCCAAGCAGACATCCAATGTACGTTTCATCACCGCCGATTCCTCTCGACCAGATCACGCACGGTCTCGATCACACGATTCACCTCGTCCTCCGTCATCTTGGAGTACAGCGGTAAGGAAACAATCCGTTGGAATGCCCTGCTGGCAGCCGGGAAATCTTCGGGCTGGTACCCTCCCTTGTCTCGATGGTAGGGATGTAAATGGAGGGGGATAAAATGCACGCTGCAACCGATACCGGCTTGCTGCAGTTGATGAATAAATTCATCGCGACTAACCCGCAGACGATCCACGTCCAATTGGATGACATACAAATGCCACGCGTGCTGGGCATGAGAAGCGGTTGGGGGGCATAGTATCTCAGGAAGATCTCGGAAGCCATCATGGTACATGGCGGCATACCGTTCCCGCCCTTTCCAAAAACGTTCACACTTCTTCAGCTGGGCCAAACCAAGCGCCGCAGCGATATCAGTCAGATTGTACTTAAAACCAGGTGAGAGTATTTCATAATACCAGGAGCCTTGCGCGGAGTAGCGATTCCAGGCATCCCGACTGAGACCGTGCAGACTCATCATCCGCATGCGAGCGGCCCACTCACCATTATTCGTGGTGACCATTCCGCCTTCGCCGGTAGTGATATTCTTTGTGGCATAGAATGAAAAACACGTCGCGTCAGAAATTCCACCGATCATTTTGCCATGATATCGAGCCGGCAAGGCATGTGCCGCGTCTTCGATCACATGGAGATTATGTGCCTGTGCGATCGCATGGATAGGCTTCAAGTCGCATGGGTGCCCGGCAAAATGAACGGGAATGATCGCTTTCGTTTTATCAGTGATGGCCTGTCGGAGGCGACCTGTATCCAGATTCAACGTGTCTTGTTCGCAATCGATCAGAACAGGGCGTGCCTTGAAGTAGGTGACCACCTCGGCCGTGGCAGCAAAGGTCATCGTCGGAACCAAGACCTCATCTCCCTCACTCACACCAGCCGCTTCAAGGGCAAGATGAAGAGCGGCGGTACAGGAATTAACCGCGACGGCATGTTCCGCCCCCACCATTGCGGCAAATTCACGCTCAAATTCCCGCACCTTGGGACCCGTCGTCAACCAGCCGGAACGGAGAACTTCCAACACTTCCGATACCTCTTCCTCGCCAACATCAGACCTATGAAAAGGTAAAAAGTCTTTCATTCACAGATCTCCTCTTTGGCTAATGAACATGTCCCTATCAGGGCTACACTTTCCCATAATCCCTGGAAAGCACAACCCATCTTTGGAGGGGCTAAGGAAGCTCTATCTGTTCAGAAATACCTCAGAAATCAGACGGATATCTATCCTACACTATTGAAAAGACTTTAGGCTATTGGAGAATATTGAAATTAGAATTTTATAATTTCCCGCATGAGGGAGGAGCGAAACTGGGGATCTCCCTATTATAGACTTGTGATATCAGCCCTTGCCAAAAGTCTGTCCGATAATTCCCTGCGACCGGTGATGGGCCAGCATCTGTTCAGGGTCACCATCAAGGCTACAGTATGGACTTTTTCCAATATAGGCTGTAAAAAATATAGGCTGTAAAAAACGCTATGCGTATATCTTTGGTTCATCGATTTTTCCAGCAGTGCCGCGGCCAAGACAGCCTCACGATTATTCAATCCACATTGCGATTTATGGAATTCTTGTTCAGCGAATGACTAAAGACCGCTTTGGTCGTATTTTATTCACCCTTTCACATTCGATCATTATCTATTTATCTGTCTCGAACCTATCTTCTTAAAATAGTTGACGGCACGGAATTCCATCTCTATAAATCCGGTCATGCTTCGCCTGCGTGACGACCAATGGGAACGGATTCGGGAGCACTTCCCTGAAGAGCACATTCCGGACAGCCGCCGCGGTGTCCACGCGAGGGTCTGCAGGACGTCCTCACGCAGCTGGCGAATACGCTGTGGGACGAAGGGCATCGACGAACGCGCGTTTCATCGATGCCATCTGTGCCGCCGCGAAAGGCGGTGACGATGCCGCAGGCTCTCGAAACGCGGGAAGGCGTGAAGATTCTTGCGATCGTAGATCGCCATGAGCTCCTCCTCTCCGTCAGTACGCATACGGCGAATCATCAATGAAGTCACCTTGGTGCAACTCAGTTTCGACTTTACATGTTAGAGGCCAAGTCGGATT encodes the following:
- a CDS encoding UDP-4-amino-4,6-dideoxy-N-acetyl-beta-L-altrosamine transaminase; this encodes MKDFLPFHRSDVGEEEVSEVLEVLRSGWLTTGPKVREFEREFAAMVGAEHAVAVNSCTAALHLALEAAGVSEGDEVLVPTMTFAATAEVVTYFKARPVLIDCEQDTLNLDTGRLRQAITDKTKAIIPVHFAGHPCDLKPIHAIAQAHNLHVIEDAAHALPARYHGKMIGGISDATCFSFYATKNITTGEGGMVTTNNGEWAARMRMMSLHGLSRDAWNRYSAQGSWYYEILSPGFKYNLTDIAAALGLAQLKKCERFWKGRERYAAMYHDGFRDLPEILCPPTASHAQHAWHLYVIQLDVDRLRVSRDEFIHQLQQAGIGCSVHFIPLHLHPYHRDKGGYQPEDFPAASRAFQRIVSLPLYSKMTEDEVNRVIETVRDLVERNRR